Genomic segment of Bubalus kerabau isolate K-KA32 ecotype Philippines breed swamp buffalo chromosome 6, PCC_UOA_SB_1v2, whole genome shotgun sequence:
GCAAATCTAAAGGGTATGCATTTATAGAATTTGCTTCATTTGAAGATGCTAAAGAAGCTTTAAATTCATGTAATAAAAGGGAAATTGAGGGCAGAGCCATCAGACTGGAGTTGCAAGGACCCAAGGGATCACCTAATGCAAGAAGCCAGCCATCCAAAACTCTGTTTGTCAAAGGTCTATCAGGATAAAAACAGAAGAGACGTTAAAGGAGTTGTTTGATGCCTCTATTCAAGCAAGGATAGTCACTGACTGGGAGACTGGATCCTTGAAAGGGTTTGGTTTTGTAGACTTCAATAGCAAGGAAGATGCCAAAGCTGCCAAGGAGGCCAGGGAAGATGGTGAAATTGAAGGTAACAAAGTCACTTTGGACTGGGCCAAACCTAAGGGTGAAGGTGGCTTTGGTGGCCtaggaggaggcagaggtggcTTTGGAGGCCAAGGTGGTGGCAGAGGTGGCCGGGGTGGATTTGGCGGCAGAGGCCGGGGAGGCTTTGGAGGGCCAGGAGGCTTccgaggaggcagaggaggaggaggaaaccaTAGCCACAAGGAAAGAAGATGAAGTTTGAATAGTTTCTTCTatccctgtctcctctctctcttgCATTAGAAAGAAAGGACTCTGGGGTTTTTACTGTGTTACCTGATCAATGACAGAGCCTTCTGAGGACATTCCAAGACAGTATACAGCCCTGTGGTCTGCTTGGAAATCTGTATAGATAACATTTCAAGGGAGATAACCCTGTTGGTGTTGACGGGATATTCgtataaactttttaaagagatgagtGATTGAGCTAACCCTTATCTGTAAGTTTCGAATTTATATTGTTTCTTCCCATGTACAAAACCATTTTTTTCCtatggagttgtttttttttttttttttttttttttttgcattggggGTGTAAAGGAAAgcagaatgtttttctttttttaattttattttatttttaaactttacataactgtattagttttgccaaatatcaaaatgaatctgccacaggtatacatgtgttccccatcctgaaccctcctccctcctccctccccattccatccctctgggtcgtcccagtgcaccagccccaagcatccagtatcgtgcatcaaacctggactggcaactcatttcatacatgatattttacatgtttcaatgccattctcccaaatcttcccgccctctccctctcccacagagtccataagactgttctatacatcagtgtctcttttgctgtctcgtacacagggttattgttaccatctttctaaattccatatatatgcgttagtatactgtattggtgtttttctttctggcttacttcactctgtataataggctccagtttcatccacctcattagaactgattcaaatgtattctttttaatggctgaataatactccattgtgtatatgtaccacagctttcttatccattcatctgctgatggacatctaggttgcttccatgtcctggctattataaacagtgctgcgatgaacattggggtacacgtgtctctttcccttctggtttcctcagtgtgtatgcccagcagtgggattgctggatcataaggcaggtctatttccagttttttaaggaatctccacactgttctctatagtggctgtactagtttgcattcccaccaacagtggaagagggttcccttttctccacaccctctccagcatttattacttgtagacttttggatcgcagccattctgactggtgtgaaatggtacctcatagtggttttgatttgcatttctctgataatgagtgatgttgagcatcttttcatgtgtttgttagccatctggatgtcttctttggagaaatgtctatttagttctttggcccattttttgattgggtcatttatttttctggagttgagctgtaggagttgcttgtatattctcgagattagttgtttgtcagttgcttcatttgctattatcttctcccattctgaaggctgtcttttcaccttgctaatagtttcctttgatgtgcagaagcttttaaggttaattaggtcccatttgtttatttttgcttttatttccaatattctgggaggtgggtcatagaggatcctgctgtgatgtatgtcagagagtgttttgcctatgttctcctctaggagttttatagtttctggtcttacatttagatctttaatccattttgagtttatttttgtgtatggtgttagaaagtgttctagtttcattcttttacaagtggttgaccagagttcccagcaccacttgttaaagagattgtctttaatccattgtatattcttgcctcctttgtcaaagataaggtgtccatatgtgcgtggatttatctctgggctctctactttgttccattgatctatatttctgtctttgtgccagtaccatactgtcttgataactgtggctttgtagtagagcctgaagtcaggtaggttgattcctccagttccattcttctttctcaagatcgctttggctattcgaggttttttgtttttccatacaaattgtgaaattatttgttctagctctgtgaagaatgctgttggtagcttgatagggattgcattgaatctatagattgctttgggtagtatactcattttcactatattgattcttccaatccatgaacatggtatatttctccatctgttagtgtcctctttgatttctttcaccagtgctttatagttttctatatataggtctttagattctttaggtagatatattcctaagtattttattctttccgttgcaatggtgagtggaattgtttccttaatttctctttctgttttctcattattagtgtataggaatgcaagggatttctgtgtgttgattttatatcctgcaactttactatagtcattgattagttctagtaattttctggtggagtctttagggttttctatgtagaggatcatgtcatctgcaaacgaAAGCAGAATGTTTTATCATGATTTTTGCTTCAGCAATTTTGGGACATATTAAAAGTCCtagaactctgaaaaaaaaagtagtaataaATACAATCACTTACAATATTTACCATGTGCATAtcactccactgggtgtggtgtcTCAGAAAGGACACGTCTATGAAGGGGaactgcagaaggcaatggcaccccactccagtattcttgcctggaaaatcccatggacggaggagcctggtaggctgcagtccatgaggtcgctaagagtcagacacgactgagtgacttcactttcacttttcactttcacacattggagaaggaaatggcagcccactccagtgttcttgcctggagaatcccagggacgggggagcctggtgggctgtcgtctatggggtcgcacagagttggacatgactgaagcgacttagcagcagcagcagcatgaaggggAACAGAATTTTTCACCTCAAAAATATGtctctttggcataaggattattttgtgCTGATTGTTTTTACAGAAATAGCAAAAGCTCTGAAAATGAATAGACCTTCCTCTTTTGTAGGTGACATATATTTTTACACGTCCCCAATGCAGAAGTTGTTTTTGCTTAAATAAAGGACACACTTCACACCCCCAGACCTGGGATCTCAGATATGTTCCCAACATTTCCATTCAAGTTGTGTATCCAGAAAGATATCCAAAAGCAATGTTCTCTCTCGGCATGTTCCTTGTTTGAGTTTCCAGTcagccaaactgtcttccaccTGGCTTCTCTTTCCTTGTGCACTTTGACTCCCAAGTCTTGTGTATCCACTCTTGACCCACTAGGTTTCAGAAATCTGTGGTCAGGCCTGCTGCCACTGCCCAGGGAAGTAGTTCCTGAAGGGTCAGTTTCAGGGTCACAGAGAGCACATCTGACCAAAATAAGTGTGAGCTCAGCACAGCACTCGTGAGCTCAGCATGTCACTGATGAGTCAGTAAATCAATCCCCTCTGACCgttgtcttctgcttctgctgctaaggtCGGCTGGCCACCCTGAAGTTCTTGCCCTCTTGGCAACAAAGCACTTGGTGTATTCCTCATCTCCAAGCCCTGGAAAGGGAGCTGTTTGAATCTGTGTTAACATTTCAACAGAGACGCTTCTAAGCCTCTTGCTTTGAATTGGCCAATAAATTCCTAGTCAAATTTCCAGGGAGGGATTTAGGGTTTGAGGAGATTTGTCAGCAGTGGATAGGATgtgggactcttttttttttttttttgcctcaccccgtggcttgtgggatcttagtagcctaaccaaggattgaacctggccctcagcagtgacagcacagagtcctaaccactggaccacatggGAATTCCCAGATTAGGAACTCTTAACTCTGAAGGAGCATAAGGGATACTTTATTATGGGAGAAAGTCAGtgttattcattcttccttgatGTGAATTCTTCTGATCATTTTCTTTGGAGCACATTTCTGTTTACATGACATTGTTATAAGTAGATGCCATTGGTGTATCTGACGACATGGGCAGGGAGTGGGGTTCTGTTACCTGTTGGGCAGACATAAAAATGAAGAACGCTGTAAGGGAGCAGGGCTCTGGATCCTCCCAGGAGACCCCACCATCCCAGACACTTTACTGCCAAGGGTACTCAACCCAACCCCCGCCACTGTGCTTGCTCCTCTGTTTAATCATTTTGACCTTAGAAAAACTATCCCTCAAGCTTAACCCACATTTATTTTGAATGCTTAATGGACTGAACTTTCCTTCTAACAATCTATCCAAACCAACCTTTCCTATTACTAAGCACAGTGCTTGCCCCATCCTCAATTTTCTGATCTGGTTTGAAGATGAGAAAGGAAGGTATCCCTGCTTCCACCAAGCGTGATCTCTGAAGGAATAAGATTTACAGACTTACTGTGTTGGTAGTAATTTGACTGTGGGGGGAGGTGCAAACTAGATGCAACATAGCTAGACCTTGGAAAAGAAGAGGTATGTTCTTCTGCCTCCAGTTTACAAGTGACTCGAAATAAGCTGGAATTGTCTCCCCAGCCATCCCTTTCTCCCAGGCACAGCTGAAGCCGTGGACCTTTCCCCATGCCCTCAGTCAGGCCCTTGCTGATTTTCCCTATCACTCCTACCTGGAACCTCTCTCCTACTCTATTTGTTCCACTTTATTCCCACTTCAACTCTTAAAAACACAATTCTCTCCTTTTCCCCACATACTTGTAAACTTAAGCAATGGGAATTGGATATACTGGGTGCCTTCTAGTACCAGGGAAAATGAGATCCCTGGGGCCCAAGAAATTCTAGGTAATCTTGAATAAGAAAAGAGGATGGGACACCTAAGATGAAACTCAGCCCTAAGGGTTCTTACCTTTGGGGATATGTGCACAGTGGAATAGATGGTATTGGCCGGGTTTTCCTCTGGAATAGTGTTCTgttagaaaacaaagaacaaacaaaagaaatcatCACCTACACCCtgggtccttggaagaaaagttgtgaccaacctagccagcatattaaaaagcagaaacattactttgccaacaaaaatccgtctagtcaaagctatggtttttccagtagttatgtatggatgtgagagttggactataaagaaagctgaatgccaaagaattgatgcttttgaactatggtgttggagaaaactcttaagagtcccttcgactgcaaggagatcaaaccagtccatcttaaaggaaatcagtcctgaatattcattggaaggactgatgctgaagctgaaactccaatattttggccacatgatgtgaagagctgactcatttgaaaacacccggatgctgggaaagattgaaggcaggaggagaaggggacaacagaggatgagatggttggatggcatcactgacacaatggacatgggtttgagtaaactctgggagttggtgatggacagggagggctggagtgctgtagtccatggggtcgcaaagagttggacacgactgagcagctgaactgaactgaactgaacaccctgGGTCACATAGACAAGGCTAAAGAGGCATCCagaatctggagaagggaaagcagaGGTGGGAAAGAGATGGTGAGAGGGAAGAGAGGGTTCTGGAGCAGGAACAGGGAGTGAGAAGTATTCTTGCCCGTGACTGCCATTGTAATTATTAATGACTTTTTTTCAAGAAGCAActgcattatttttaaactgtgttcTGTTTAAATCACCTAATAAATatgtaagataaataagtccCATGAGCTATGAATCTCCCAAGTGATTAAagaataatttgaaataataCTGCTAATGTTGCAAACAAACTCAAATCAGAAAGGGATAAAACAATGATGACAACAGTAACAAAAGCTCCTCCCAGGCCAGAGAAAGATATCCTGGGTCAGTAAAGTTTATTCTTGAACATCGAGGACAATACTGTGGTCTCCAGGGAATGTGTCTtgagcaggagaagagggggatgTTGGGAAAGTGATCAGTTTTGACAAAAGTCAGGCTGAGTGGAGCACAGAGAGGTCTCTCCTGTAAGGAAGGAAGGAGCTCTCAGAACATCAACAACTTGGAAGAGGAAACGTAATGACTCCTCTTGGAAAAGTTGTGGATAAGTTTAAGAAGATGCATCCTGATCCAGAGGCATTGACGGCTGGAGTAACATTAAGATTTTTGAGGCTCTAAAGTGCTTTAACTTTTTCATTAAGTGGGCCAATGTGGAAAGAGCACTATGACCCAGAAGGAGCAAGCCCAGCCTTGGCTACAATGATTGCTCCCAGGGGACCTTTTGAAGCTGTCTAGTTCTTGTCTCAAAACTGCCTCTCTTGCTCTCATTTTTCTATAATCAATCAATTTGGGTcttctggatcttagttgtggcacacagggtcttcattgctgggtgcAGTctctcttagctgcagcatgtgggatccagctccctgaccagggattgaacccgggcttcctgctttgggagtgtggagtcttaaccactggaccaccagtgaagtccccagCTTGTCTCTTGTTATTTGGATTTCTTTCAACTTTATCTTgggattttcttttcaaagagttTTCTTTGAATTAACCTTGTGGTCACTGAAGCTTGATGACCCACACATGGGAAGTCTTGGGTGTGGAGCATCTGAGCCTCCTCCTGCCGGTTCCTTGAATTGCCTCGGAGGAAAAAGCATCTCTGAAGCCCACCTTCTGACACCATAACTCAAATATGTTaaaggaacacgtgtacacccctggtggatgcatgttgatgtatggcaaaaccaatacaatattgcaaagtaaaaaaaataaaaaataaatcacatttctATCTCCACTGTCCTATACAAAAGGGATCAGGCCTGCTGAGTGGCCATTgtgccggggggtggggggggtgggggggaaggagtGATTCCATGGATCACAGTGTTAGCATTCCTGGCTGGGTCAGAACCAAAGGCCATCAATTCCTGCACAGGAAAGAATCCATAAACATGGAAGAGATAAAGTGCATTGGGTTTCAAGGGTTATATACTCTCATTTCTCATGTTGTCCAAATCCTTGGAAAAAGCTCAACTAAACAAAGGAGGCACTCAGAGGAGAATCAGGCCCcagaaaaaatgggaaagaacTCACATGAAAAGTAGAGATTGTATCATACTCAGGCATCTCTTCAGGaatgggagggaagggaagagttTTCTGATGAGTGTCCAGTTCCTTCTTCTCTTCGATGATCTCTGAAAACAAGTTGAGAGAGAATCAGAGCTGGTCCTCCTTCCACTGGCCACCCCTATTGGTCCACCATCCCATTTGAATAACCCACTTAGGGTGATTTTCAAGCATCCTGATTTTCCTGTAACTGAAGGGTTTTCCAGAACATGAGACTTTTAATGCTAAACCCAGGAAAACTCCAAGACGAACTGGTAACCCTCATCACTTTGCTTCCCAAACTGTAAATAGGAAGCAGAGGAGATCATAAATGATTCCTCAGTGTTtccaggaaggaaagaagatCTCAGTGTCTGCAGTTCATTCCTAACCAATGCTTAGGTCCCTCCCTGATACCCTGAGGGGATGGTATCAGTGGGAACCCAAAAAGACAAATCAGCAGGGTTTAGGGACATGGGATATAGCATGGAGAAAGACAGACAATGCCTTCTCCAAGAGGAATGTATCTAGACTGAGGTGGGGAGTAAAGAGAAATCTCTGGAGTTGATCCAGTGGAGGGACTTGGGATGGGCTGGGGGCTCTGACAGGGATGGGCTGACTGGAGTGTGCTGGTCTGTGGACCTCAGTGTTGGAGGCCAAGACCTCCTGGTCAGGGGAGCAGAGTCAGCTGTGTGGGGCCTGTGTCAGCAGAAGGGCTACTCTAGTAAGTCCCtcttgggggaaggagaaggcaggcactggagaagggactgagAAGACCTTGGCCTTAGGATAGAAATGAAAGTATTCTCTCCACTCCAGAACCAAGTGCCAATGGATGGTCCtgtcctttaggacagactgtgGCTTCTTCATTTCTGCATCCTTAGTGCCAGGCATGAAGCTTGGCACACAGTCCAACATGtgcttgttaaatgaatgagGGAAAAGATGCAAGATTGAGGTAAAGAGTGCATACtctacctttttttctttctcttcgtATGATCAAAATAATTAACACCAGTGCGAGGGAACAGAGCAGGAAGAATGACAACAGGATGTAGAGGATCACGTAGGGAGCCTGGCCCCCAGCAACACCTTTAGAAAGAGAATGGGTGGAGGCACAGGAAGGGAGAAGAGTCAGCTAGGGAAAATGGCACAGCTTTTAGAGCAATTGCAACCTTCCTCCCAGTCTGATGATTTCCCCAGGGCTTCTAGTTTTCACAAAAGGTTTGTTCACATGGGAACCAGGAGAAGAAGATATAGGTCTTAAGAACAGGGGCTcctggagaaagaggagagacagTCACCTTCACAGAGCTTCTGGGCAAAGATAGGGTTTGAGGAGTTGCTGCTGATGGGGTTACTGGCCATGCAGATGAAGGTCATGTCACTTTTCTCCCACCTCCAGGATATGGGGAGGATGGAGCCCCTGTGGGATTCATTGGCTGCCTGGTCCAGAGACTTCCAACTGTAAGTTACATCCTCTTCTCCATGTTCCATGAAACATGTGAGATTGGTTACACAGGTGCCATTCTTGTTCTCCTGCAGACCTACGATGACTTTGGGCTTTGACAGATACTCTGTAAGAGAAATAGACAACCGAATAGACATCCAGTCTTTGTTTGAACAGCTTCAATATCAGGGAGTTCACCACTTTATGAAGGCAGTCATCCACCTTCGGACCTGATTCTGCTCACCATAGACATGCAGCTCATACTCCTGGGTGAGGGGATCCTGGAGGGTTGAGTTGTGTATCTCCACACGGTAGATACCTGAGTCATTCTTCTTCAGTCTGCTGAGCTTCAGGGAGTAGCCTTCATGTGGGAAATTCACTCTTTCCATGTTACGCTTTTGGGTCACTATGATAAGGGCTTTTTTGCCTGCCGTTTTTGGCTGTATGGTGACGAGAGTGGTTGAATTGAAGACCCAGATAATGCTGTCAACTAGATTTACTGAGAGATTCAGAGGGAAAATCACAGACCCACCAATGGCACCAACCAGCTTCTTTGGGATTCCAGAGGCTGCTGGCCCTGCagaaacagaaaactataaaataaacctGAGTCCCTGCCTTTGCCACCAATTACTCACTCCCTTTGGGTCTCGGAAAGGTCCCAAGAAACCCTTTCAGTCTAACCTAACCAGCCCCAGGAAACCTTTTGGGACTTCCTCACACAAAGACATTGAGGTCAGAATTCTCTGCCTGAAAGGCGTGACAGCAGGTAAATCCACCCCATTTCCAGAGACATCTGGTTGAAAAGACCAAGCTCTGAGGTACACCGTGAAACCCAGCTCCAGTCTTGACAATAGAAGGACAAGTAGGGAGGTTACTGTTCAAGCTCCACTTAGGACTTCCAGGCTGCTCCTGGGAGAGCCAGTTTTGATGCAGATGAGGAAGGTAGCAGTCTATGTGACCTGGGACAGAGGTTCTCAAGCACAAGCCAGAGCACTGAGAAGAAAGCTATAAGTTCTTAAAGACAATGGTAACACAGAATTATGAGgatgctttatttttctatttttttaaattaattaatttttttattgaaggataattgctgtacagaattttgctgttttctgtcaaacctcaacatgaatcagccataggtatacatatatcccctcccttttggagctccctcccatcttcctccctatcccacccctctagattgatacagagcccctgtttgagtttcctgaaacatacaaaaaattcccatcggctatctattttatgtgtggtaatatcacctcacaccggtcagaatggccatcatcaaatagtctacaaacaataaatgctggagaaggtgtggagaagagggaacgctcttgcactgttgggaatgtaaattgatacagtcgcTATGGAAGactgtatggagattctttaaaaaactaggaataaaaccaccatatgacccaggattcccactcttaggcatataccttgaggaaaccaacattgaaaaagacacatgtatcccattgttcactgaagcactatttacaatagctagagcatggaagcaacctagatgtccatcaacagatgaatcgataaagaagttgtggtctatacacacaatggaatatttttctattttataatagaATGGAGGGAATTCAAGATCATCCCTAAATGAGGTTCTCATTCACTTGAGTTCCAGTATCCTTTCttgagtgaaaaggaaaaaaatgagtgaCTGGGAGCTCTGAAATATGCCCAGGCTACCTTGTGATGCTTACTCTGAACTATCAGGAATTGTAGCAGGGTTTTAAtgcccactgtttccccaatttTTATTTCACTGCAATACTAATTCACCTCAAAAAGTATGACTTGCAAACAACCATCACTGATTTTTTTGTCTCCAGGTGAAAAATAGCTAAGAATGGCTGCTGAAAAAGCTTCCAGAAGTGGTCAAGTGAGTATTTCTAGTAAACAAATATGAGGAATAAGTCACCTTCTACCTATTAAGATCTGAAGGTTGGCCTCTGGATGTAGCAGTGAGGGAACTTAGATAGGGATTAGCTGTTTGAAAGCCCCGACTCTGATCTCATGTAACCCTAATCAATGCTtagaggaagaatttttttttctttcacagtcTCATTTTATAGATCAGGAACCACAGCCACAATGAGGTTAAGTGACTTACTGAAATACATGGTAAGAGGCAGATGCTACCTCAGTACTCACAGGGTTAAGACCTTACACagcatattttacaaatgagaaaactcaaTAGTAGAAGTTATTCAAGGTTCAGAAATAGTGGAAAAACTAAAACCAGAACCAAAGTCTTCTCCTTAAAGATGTTCTCTGTAAAAGTAAAAACCCaaagttatttttccttcctaGTTGGTCATTCttccataaaatattaaaatttatattttgtgcTGTGTTGGTATAAAAATGGATGTAACACCTGTTAGATTTATTACTACATAGTCATTGTtattgcaatatttttttttcttcagattaaaaaaaaaatcaaaatgaaaactaatGTGGGTCCCAGGCACTGTGCCTACTTGGGCCTGGGCTGATTGACCAATCATTCAGGCTCTTTTTTGTTTCACAGCTAGATCTCTTACCATAGTATTTTCTACCACCCCAGCACTCATGTAACTCATAACTCTTCTAGTAAAACCCAAATTCCTGCAACTGGCTTATTCAGATATCTAAAATCATgaaagcctgaaagtgaaagtgttagtcgctcagtcatgtctgactgtttgctaccccgtggactatagcccgccaggctcctctgtccatgggattctccaggcaagaatactggagtgggtagccattcccttctccaggagatcttcccaacacatggatcaagcccaggtcctccatattgcaggcaaattctttaccatctgagatgcCAGAAGAAGTTTTTATCTAAAATTATAATTCCTGTTAACACTCAACTACCCTAGAAAGTATTATTCCCAAATAACTATGTTGCTGTTACTAAGGGTTTATTCTGTGtcaaatatttttttgtaaatattacACCTGTGACTTAGAGCCATCCTGAAAATTAGTTTTGATCCTTTTATTAGGGATCAGCAACCTTATAGGCCATGGGCCAAATCTGGTCTGCCcatgttttgaaaataaagttttattggaaaacaGCCATGTTCTTTCCAAAGCAGCAGTCTATGACTGCTTTTCCACTACAAAGGTTGAATTGGAGAGTTGTGATAAAAATCATACTGCCtgcaaaacttaaaatatttactatttggccctTCATAGCAAAAGTTTGTAAACtggatttgattaaaaaaaaaacaaaacctcaagtaacttgtccaagagcACAAAGCTAGCAGGTGACAATTTGAGGGTTTAACCCAATGTCATTCCAGCCCTGGAGCCTGAACTCTTTACACTACAGCTCAGTTTGAAGGTCCCTTGGCATTTGTTACAGCTCCAGCCCTTTCCATTACTCCCCATCCTCAGTTCCCTCAAGGGTTTAGGTGTCCACTCTGAATCCCAGGGGCCTCACTGAATCCCAAATTCCCATTCAAGTCCTTTCTTGACCTTCCTTCAGGTGCAAGCAGTTCTATCAATGCCCCAGAGTAAGGGAATCTGTTGCTACCAAGTGTTGACCTAGTCCTCTGAT
This window contains:
- the SLAMF7 gene encoding SLAM family member 7, which translates into the protein MLGAPACFIFLLCQLTGPAASGIPKKLVGAIGGSVIFPLNLSVNLVDSIIWVFNSTTLVTIQPKTAGKKALIIVTQKRNMERVNFPHEGYSLKLSRLKKNDSGIYRVEIHNSTLQDPLTQEYELHVYEYLSKPKVIVGLQENKNGTCVTNLTCFMEHGEEDVTYSWKSLDQAANESHRGSILPISWRWEKSDMTFICMASNPISSNSSNPIFAQKLCEGVAGGQAPYVILYILLSFFLLCSLALVLIILIIRRERKKEIIEEKKELDTHQKTLPFPPIPEEMPEYDTISTFHNTIPEENPANTIYSTVHISPKVTEPHSLPMSSDTPMASTYNNVM